One Prunus dulcis chromosome 8, ALMONDv2, whole genome shotgun sequence DNA window includes the following coding sequences:
- the LOC117638154 gene encoding branched-chain-amino-acid aminotransferase 6-like isoform X1, which produces MPPSPALQAISESVVQSFRRCSALISRLKFAAMPSPGLLTNSDSIQSHDADHEKYADVNWDELEFGLVPTDYMYTMKCSKGDEFSQGHLTPYGNIELSPSAGVLNYGQGLFEGLKANRTEDGRFLLFRPEENALRMKMGAERMCMPSPSPWQFLDAVKQTVLANKRWVPPTGKGTLYLRPLLIGSGSVLGVGPAPEYTFLIFASPVGSYHKGLAALNLYVEDKLHRATPGGTGGVKSITNYSPVYLAQKQARAKGFSDVLFVDSLTGKNIEEITACNIFILKGNIISTPTIHGTVLPGITRKSIIDIARDFGYQVEERVIPVEDLLEADEAFCTGTAVVVTPIGAVTYQDKRVEYKTGKGALSQKLYETITGIQTGRLEDKKGWTMEIN; this is translated from the exons TTTCAGACGTTGTTCTGCATTGATTTCCAGACTAAAGTTTGCAGCTATGCCTTCTCCTGGTTTGCTAACAAATTCTGATTCTATCCAGAG TCATGATGCagatcatgaaaaatatgCTGATGTGAACTGGGATGAACTTGAATTTGGATTAGTTCCAACTGATTACATGTACACCATGAAGTGTTCCAAAGGAGATGAGTTTTCACAAGGCCATCTAACTCCCTATGGAAACATTGAGCTCAGCCCATCTGCTGGAGTTTTGAATTATGGACAG GGCTTATTCGAAGGCCTTAAGGCGAACAGGACAGAAGATGGTCGGTTTCTGCTGTTTCGGCCTGAAGAGAATGCTCTAAGAATGAAGATGGGTGCAGAGAGAATGTGCATGCCATCTCCATCTCCTTGGCAATTCCTTGATGCTGTAAAGCAAACAGTCCTTGCCAATAAGCGTTGG GTACCCCCTACAGGGAAAGGAACACTCTATCTTAGGCCGTTGCTCATTGGAAGTGGATCTGTTCTTGGCGTGGGGCCAGCGCCAGAATACACATTCCTAATATTTGCTTCTCCTGTAGGTAGTTATCACAAG GGCCTGGCAGCACTCAACTTGTACGTTGAGGATAAACTCCATCGAGCTACTCCCGGTGGAACTGGAGGTGTCAAATCCATCACCAACTACTCACCT gtataCCTAGCACAGAAGCAAGCAAGGGCCAAAGGGTTCTCTGATGTCTTGTTCGTGGATTCTTTAACCGGAAAAAACATTGAGGAGATTACAGCAtgtaatattttcattctGAAG GGTAATATTATTTCAACTCCAACAATACATGGAACTGTTCTGCCCGGAATTACTCGTAAAAGCATCATCGACATTGCCCGTGATTTTGGCTACCAG GTGGAGGAACGTGTTATCCCAGTGGAGGATTTGCTTGAAGCTGACGAAGCTTTCTGCACAGGAACTGCTGTGGTTGTGACCCCAATTGGTGCTGTAACTTATCAAGATAAAAG GGTTGAATACAAGACAGGAAAAGGAGCACTATCTCAGAAACTGTATGAAACGATAACCGGAATTCAAACAGGGCGTCTGGAAGACAAGAAGGGATGGACCATGGAGATCAATTGA
- the LOC117638154 gene encoding branched-chain-amino-acid aminotransferase 6-like isoform X2 — MPPSPALQAISESVVQRRCSALISRLKFAAMPSPGLLTNSDSIQSHDADHEKYADVNWDELEFGLVPTDYMYTMKCSKGDEFSQGHLTPYGNIELSPSAGVLNYGQGLFEGLKANRTEDGRFLLFRPEENALRMKMGAERMCMPSPSPWQFLDAVKQTVLANKRWVPPTGKGTLYLRPLLIGSGSVLGVGPAPEYTFLIFASPVGSYHKGLAALNLYVEDKLHRATPGGTGGVKSITNYSPVYLAQKQARAKGFSDVLFVDSLTGKNIEEITACNIFILKGNIISTPTIHGTVLPGITRKSIIDIARDFGYQVEERVIPVEDLLEADEAFCTGTAVVVTPIGAVTYQDKRVEYKTGKGALSQKLYETITGIQTGRLEDKKGWTMEIN; from the exons ACGTTGTTCTGCATTGATTTCCAGACTAAAGTTTGCAGCTATGCCTTCTCCTGGTTTGCTAACAAATTCTGATTCTATCCAGAG TCATGATGCagatcatgaaaaatatgCTGATGTGAACTGGGATGAACTTGAATTTGGATTAGTTCCAACTGATTACATGTACACCATGAAGTGTTCCAAAGGAGATGAGTTTTCACAAGGCCATCTAACTCCCTATGGAAACATTGAGCTCAGCCCATCTGCTGGAGTTTTGAATTATGGACAG GGCTTATTCGAAGGCCTTAAGGCGAACAGGACAGAAGATGGTCGGTTTCTGCTGTTTCGGCCTGAAGAGAATGCTCTAAGAATGAAGATGGGTGCAGAGAGAATGTGCATGCCATCTCCATCTCCTTGGCAATTCCTTGATGCTGTAAAGCAAACAGTCCTTGCCAATAAGCGTTGG GTACCCCCTACAGGGAAAGGAACACTCTATCTTAGGCCGTTGCTCATTGGAAGTGGATCTGTTCTTGGCGTGGGGCCAGCGCCAGAATACACATTCCTAATATTTGCTTCTCCTGTAGGTAGTTATCACAAG GGCCTGGCAGCACTCAACTTGTACGTTGAGGATAAACTCCATCGAGCTACTCCCGGTGGAACTGGAGGTGTCAAATCCATCACCAACTACTCACCT gtataCCTAGCACAGAAGCAAGCAAGGGCCAAAGGGTTCTCTGATGTCTTGTTCGTGGATTCTTTAACCGGAAAAAACATTGAGGAGATTACAGCAtgtaatattttcattctGAAG GGTAATATTATTTCAACTCCAACAATACATGGAACTGTTCTGCCCGGAATTACTCGTAAAAGCATCATCGACATTGCCCGTGATTTTGGCTACCAG GTGGAGGAACGTGTTATCCCAGTGGAGGATTTGCTTGAAGCTGACGAAGCTTTCTGCACAGGAACTGCTGTGGTTGTGACCCCAATTGGTGCTGTAACTTATCAAGATAAAAG GGTTGAATACAAGACAGGAAAAGGAGCACTATCTCAGAAACTGTATGAAACGATAACCGGAATTCAAACAGGGCGTCTGGAAGACAAGAAGGGATGGACCATGGAGATCAATTGA
- the LOC117638154 gene encoding branched-chain-amino-acid aminotransferase 6-like isoform X3 encodes MPSPGLLTNSDSIQSHDADHEKYADVNWDELEFGLVPTDYMYTMKCSKGDEFSQGHLTPYGNIELSPSAGVLNYGQGLFEGLKANRTEDGRFLLFRPEENALRMKMGAERMCMPSPSPWQFLDAVKQTVLANKRWVPPTGKGTLYLRPLLIGSGSVLGVGPAPEYTFLIFASPVGSYHKGLAALNLYVEDKLHRATPGGTGGVKSITNYSPVYLAQKQARAKGFSDVLFVDSLTGKNIEEITACNIFILKGNIISTPTIHGTVLPGITRKSIIDIARDFGYQVEERVIPVEDLLEADEAFCTGTAVVVTPIGAVTYQDKRVEYKTGKGALSQKLYETITGIQTGRLEDKKGWTMEIN; translated from the exons ATGCCTTCTCCTGGTTTGCTAACAAATTCTGATTCTATCCAGAG TCATGATGCagatcatgaaaaatatgCTGATGTGAACTGGGATGAACTTGAATTTGGATTAGTTCCAACTGATTACATGTACACCATGAAGTGTTCCAAAGGAGATGAGTTTTCACAAGGCCATCTAACTCCCTATGGAAACATTGAGCTCAGCCCATCTGCTGGAGTTTTGAATTATGGACAG GGCTTATTCGAAGGCCTTAAGGCGAACAGGACAGAAGATGGTCGGTTTCTGCTGTTTCGGCCTGAAGAGAATGCTCTAAGAATGAAGATGGGTGCAGAGAGAATGTGCATGCCATCTCCATCTCCTTGGCAATTCCTTGATGCTGTAAAGCAAACAGTCCTTGCCAATAAGCGTTGG GTACCCCCTACAGGGAAAGGAACACTCTATCTTAGGCCGTTGCTCATTGGAAGTGGATCTGTTCTTGGCGTGGGGCCAGCGCCAGAATACACATTCCTAATATTTGCTTCTCCTGTAGGTAGTTATCACAAG GGCCTGGCAGCACTCAACTTGTACGTTGAGGATAAACTCCATCGAGCTACTCCCGGTGGAACTGGAGGTGTCAAATCCATCACCAACTACTCACCT gtataCCTAGCACAGAAGCAAGCAAGGGCCAAAGGGTTCTCTGATGTCTTGTTCGTGGATTCTTTAACCGGAAAAAACATTGAGGAGATTACAGCAtgtaatattttcattctGAAG GGTAATATTATTTCAACTCCAACAATACATGGAACTGTTCTGCCCGGAATTACTCGTAAAAGCATCATCGACATTGCCCGTGATTTTGGCTACCAG GTGGAGGAACGTGTTATCCCAGTGGAGGATTTGCTTGAAGCTGACGAAGCTTTCTGCACAGGAACTGCTGTGGTTGTGACCCCAATTGGTGCTGTAACTTATCAAGATAAAAG GGTTGAATACAAGACAGGAAAAGGAGCACTATCTCAGAAACTGTATGAAACGATAACCGGAATTCAAACAGGGCGTCTGGAAGACAAGAAGGGATGGACCATGGAGATCAATTGA
- the LOC117637282 gene encoding protein trichome birefringence-like 13, with amino-acid sequence MASREHSQHQNQTTRKVPLFPLLSLVCFVSIFAVLSSIRKISVPSRPHSKSFEFRRSSGSGRRSPGESCDFSDGRWIYDPNSPARYNNTCKEIFKGWNCISGNKFNGRALVKWRWQPKHCDLPPFDPVRFLQMYRDTSIGFVGDSLNRNMFVSLFCSLKQVSSEVKKWRPAGADRGFTFLQYNLTLAYHRTNLLARYGRWSANANGGVLESLGYKEGYRVDVDIPDSTWAEALSFHDILIFNTGHWWWAPSKFDPTKSPMLFFEKGQPVVPPVLPDVGLDMALKHMAMFVENRTQPGAIKFFRTQSPRHFEGGDWDQGGSCNREKPLLPVQVEKLFSVKNNGTNVEARLVNQHLYKVLKGLGFHILDITHMSEFRADAHPSAAGGKKHDDCMHWCLPGITDTWNDLFIEQLNTVKFRS; translated from the exons ATGGCCTCAAGAGAACACTCTCAGCACCAAAACCAGACGACAAGGAAAGTTCCactctttcctcttctctctctcgttTGCTTCGTTTCGATCTTCGCCGTCCTCTCCTCCATTAGAAAGATCTCCGTTCCTTCGCGACCTCACAGCAAGAGCTTCGAGTTCCGAAGGAGCTCGGGATCCGGCCGGAGGAGCCCGGGAGAGTCGTGCGACTTCTCGGATGGAAGGTGGATCTACGACCCGAATTCTCCTGCGAGGTACAACAATACCTGCAAGGAGATCTTCAAAGGCTGGAATTGTATTTCCGGCAACAAATTCAACGGCCGGGCGCTCGTCAAGTGGAGATGGCAGCCCAAGCATTGTGATCTCCCGCCATTCGATCCGGTTAGGTTTCTTCAGATGTACAGAGACACCAGCAttg GGTTTGTTGGTGATTCGTTGAACCGGAATATGTTTGTTTCGCTTTTCTGTTCTCTGAAACAAGTGTCAAGTGAGGTTAAGAAGTGGCGACCAGCTGGTGCTGATCGCGGGTTTACATTTCTTCAGTATAATCTTACCCTTGCATATCATCGAACAAACCTTTTGGCCCGTTATGGTAG GTGGTCTGCCAATGCTAATGGTGGGGTGCTGGAATCTCTAGGATATAAAGAGGGTTATAGAGTTGATGTTGACATTCCAGACAGTACATGGGCAGAAGCTCTAAGCTTTCATGACATTCTGATCTTTAACACAGGGCACTG GTGGTGGGCTCCTTCAAAGTTTGACCCTACAAAATCACCCATGCTTTTCTTTGAAAAGGGTCAGCCTGTGGTTCCTCCCGTACTCCCTGATGTTGGCCTTGATATGGCTCTGAAACACATG GCAATGTTTGTGGAGAACAGAACGCAGCCAGGTGCAATAAAATTCTTTCGCACTCAATCACCTAGGCATTTTGAAGGGGGTGATTGGGACCAAGGTGGTTCTTGTAACCGGGAAAAGCCTTTATTGCCAGTGCAG GTTGAAAAACTATTCTCTGTGAAGAATAATGGGACAAATGTGGAGGCACGCCTGGTCAATCAACACCTTTATAAGGTCCTCAAAGGGTTGGGTTTCCATATTTTGGACATAACCCACATGAGTGAGTTCAGAGCAGATGCCCATCCATCCGCAGCCGGTGGAAAGAAGCACGACGATTGCATGCACTGGTGCTTACCAGGAATAACAGATACTTGGAATGACTTGTTCATAGAGCAGCTAAATACTGTTAAATTTAGAAGTTAA
- the LOC117638388 gene encoding probable pectin methylesterase CGR2 translates to MSRRPVNPARRIGDGGSIPFVGVVQSKARSSPLLSIGLVLVGAILLVCYAFSGSGGRSSKEAVIKLEGGASCTFEVQRAIPILKKAYGDSMKKVLHVGPDTCSVVSKLLKEEDTEAWGVEPFDLEDADANCKSLVSKGIVRAADIKFSLPYRPKSFSLVIASDALDYLSPKYLNKTLPELARVSADGVVIFTGYPGQHKAKVAELSKFGRPAKLRSSSWWIRYFVQTSLEENEVASKKFEQAALKKSYTPACQVFHLKSYH, encoded by the exons ATGTCAAGGAGGCCAGTAAATCCTGCTAGACGCATTGGCGACGGTGGAAGCATCCCATTTGTGGGTGTTGTGCAGTCCAAAGCACGCTCATCGCCACTACTGTCTATAGGGCTTGTGCTTGTG GGTGCAATTCTTCTTGTCTGCTATGCTTTCAGCGGGTCAGGTGGACGGAGCAGTAAAGAGGCTGTGATTAAACTTGAAG GTGGTGCTTCGTGCACATTCGAAGTTCAGAGAGCAATACCCATACTAAAGAAAGCATATGGTGATAGCATGAAGAAAGTGTTGCATGTGGGCCCTGACACCTGTTCAGTGGTAtctaaattattaaaagaGGAGGATACGGAAGCCTGGGGTGTGGAACCATTTGACTTAGAAGATGCTGATGCAAATTGCAAGAGTCTCGTGAGCAAAGGCATTGTGCGTGCTGCTGATATAAAGTTTTCTCTGCCTTAtcggccaaaatcattttctcTCGTAATAGCATCAGATGCGTTAGATTACTTGTCTCCTAAGTACCTCAACAAAACTCTTCCAGAGCTGGCGAGGGTATCTGCTGATGGTGTTGTTATATTTACTG GTTATCCAGGTCAGCATAAAGCTAAAGTTGCAGAGCTATCCAAATTTGGCCGTCCA gCCAAATTGCGAAGTTCGTCCTGGTGGATAAGGTACTTTGTTCAAACTAGCTTAGAAGAGAACGAAGTAGCCTCAAAGAAGTTTGAACAGGCTGCACTAAAGAAATCTTACACGCCTGCTTGCCAAGTTTTCCACCTCAAGTCATACCATTAA
- the LOC117636402 gene encoding DUF21 domain-containing protein At2g14520, with the protein MAVEYECCSSGFFIHIALIVLLVLFAGLMSGLTLGLMSMSLVDLEVLAKSGTPKDRKYAAKILPVVKNQHLLLCTLLICNAAAMETLPIFLDGLVTAWGAILISVTLILLFGEIIPQSVCSRYGLAIGATVAPVVRVLVWICIPVAYPISKLLDFLLGHGHVALFRRAELKTLVDMHGNEAGKGGELTHDETTIIAGALELSEKTASDAMTPIAETFAIDINAKLDRNLMNLILEKGHSRVPVYYEEPTNIIGLVLVKNLLTVNPEEEVPVKSVTVRRIPRVPETLPLYDILNEFQKGHSHMAIVVRRCNKNVDQTNGDPADNPVKEVKVDIDGEKPLQEKILKSKRSLQKWKSFPNTNSANNSYRTGSRSKKWTKEIYSDILQIDGGEPLPKLPEEEEAVGIITMEDVIEELLQEEIFDETDHQFDDS; encoded by the exons ATGGCGGTGGAATACGAGTGTTGCAGTAGCGGGTTCTTCATTCACATAGCGCTGATCGTGCTGTTGGTGCTGTTCGCTGGGCTAATGTCTGGCCTCACCTTGGGGCTCATGTCCATGAGCCTCGTCGATCTCGAGGTCCTCGCCAAGTCCGGCACCCCCAAGGATCGCAAATACGCCG CGAAGATATTGCCTGTTGTAAAAAATCAGCATCTGCTGCTCTGCACCCTACTAATTTGCAATGCTGCTGCAATGGAG ACACTTCCTATTTTCCTTGATGGTCTGGTGACAGCTTGGGGTGCGATCCTAATTTCGGTGACACTGATTCTTCTGTTTGGTGAG ATTATACCACAATCTGTTTGTTCCCGATATGGTTTGGCGATAGGTGCAACAGTCGCTCCAGTTGTGCGCGTTCTTGTCTGGATCTGCATTCCTGTTGCATATCCAATTAGCAAG CTATTGGACTTTCTGCTGGGCCATGGACATGTAGCTCTATTTCGCAGAGCTGAGTTGAAAACACTTGTAGATATGCATGGTAATGAG GCTGGAAAAGGTGGAGAGTTGACACATGATGAGACAACAATTATTGCCGGAGCACTTGAGCTCTCCGAGAAAACAGCTAGTGATGCCATGACTCCTATAGCCGAAACTTTTGCAATTGATATCAATGCCAAGCTTGACAG GAATTTGATGAACCTAATATTGGAGAAAGGACATAGTAGAGTTCCTGTTTATTATGAGGAGCCTACAAACATAATTGGACTCGTCCTG gtaaaaaatttgttgacgGTTAATCCAGAAGAGGAAGTGCCTGTAAAGAGTGTCACTGTACGCAGGATTCCAAG GGTTCCAGAAACGTTGCCGTTATATGACATATTGAATGAGTTTCAGAAAGGTCACAGCCACATGGCTATTGTTGTAAGACGATGCAATAAGAATGTGGATCAGACCAACGGTGATCCTGCTGACA ATCCAGTGAAGGAAGTGAAAGTCGACATTGATGGTGAAAAGCCTCTTCAAGAGAAGATTTTGAAGAGCAAAAGATCACTGCAGAAGTGGAAGAGCTTTCCCAACACAAACAGTGCAAATAATTCATATAGGACCGGTTCCAGAAGCAAGAAATGGACAAAGGAGATATATTCAGACATCCTGCAGATTGATGGCGGTGAGCCACTCCCTAAGCTCCCTGAAGAGGAAGAGGCTGTT